TACGCGCTTTTATACTTGTCGGCCATGGCTTTGTAAAAACCGCCGTTTGCGATTTGCCAAGTGGTCATGTTGTAGGTGTACTGGTCGATATCCATGCCTGATGCAGCTGAAGTCAGCTCCGAATAGCCTCGATAGCTGTTGATTTTCGAAACTGCTGTTGACGGGGGAGCATAGGTTGCCGCAAACGAAAAAGACGCGACAGACATTGCCGCTACAAAAAACTTGTAGTTACCAAACCCAAAATTCTTCATAAAAGACCTATAGAAGAGTTTTTAAACCCACACCGCTTCTATAATTTACATTATAATAGGCCGATTTTTGTTAAGAATTTCTTTTAAGTGTTGTCTTTGGACAATGGGGCTGGTCGCGTTGTCACCCCGGTCTCTGCTTTTTGTCATGCCGGACTCCGTTCTCTTTGACCACTTAGAGCTTTGACGCTTTGCGTCAGCATCTTCGGCTCAATCATGACAGTCTGCAAGCAGCCTGTCGCGACACTCGCCTTGAATGCAACTAGCTCTTACGTGGTCATGATCCGCGTATGGGGACTGCATCGCCATCTCGAATTTATAATACACTCTGTATAATATTTTTCTAAAAATTTTTAAAAAAATTAAAAAATATCGAAATTTCTTTAAAAATCTTGATTTTGTATAGTAAAATCTATTGCGGGAACGTGCCGCAAAATCTAATTTATAGGTATGAAACCGATAACCGAATATCAAGACTACCGAGAATACATGCGCGACTTCTACGAAGAACGCAAACGCAGTTCTTTTTTCTCGTGGCGCGAATTCTCCAAACTGGCGGGGTTTACCTCACCAAACTACATTCAGCTCGTGTGCGAAGGCAAAAGCCGCTTGAGCAAGAATGGTGTTGAAAAAGTGGCCGAAGCCATGGGGCTTGCTGGTGCTGACCGCGATTATTTTCTCGCGATGGAGCGTTTTGGTGATGCCAAAAACGATGCAAGCAAAATTCAGGCGTTTAACGAAATGCAAAAAATCGCAAAGGAAAACCGTTTGCGAGTCGTTGATGCCGAGGCGTTCAAGTATTTCGAATCGTGGGTGAACCCGGTGTTGCGCGAACTTGCCCCGATTATGCCGGGCGCAAAACCGCTGGAACTTGCACACCATTGCTACCCGGTTGTGAGTGCCGCCGAAGTTCGCCATTCACTTGACTTTATGTGCCAAGCCGAATTCCTCAAGAAAATCGGCGAAGATACCTACGTGCAGACCGAGAAAGTCGTGACGGGATCTTCCGAGGCCATCCCGTTGGCACTGCGTTCCATGAACCGCCAAATGTCAAAGTTTGCAACTGAGGCAATTGACGAAGTGCCGCCCGAAAAGCGCCACATCGCAGGCGTGACGCTTGGAATGTCCGAAGCGACGTACCAGTGGCTTGTGCAAAAGCTTGAAACGCTTAGGCTGCAGGTGGTTGCCATGGCAGCTAAAGAAAAAGAATACGATAAAGTTTATCGATTGAATTTACAGCTATTCCCGCTCGCTAGTGGGGTGGAGGCCTAATATGAAAAACCTGAATAAAGTAATACTAGTAGGCTTGACTGCCTTTTGGGCTGCTTGTTCCAACGATGCGGGTGCTGAATCGGGGGTCTCTGGGGCGACGACTGAACCGAGTACTTCGCCAATGGCAAATTTGACGGATGAACAGAAGGTGATTCTGACAAAGTCTTTCAAGACTCTTGTTGATTCTGCAAAGTATGTTCTGTCTAATAGCGATGAGGTTGATGACGACGGAATTTGGGAACCTGATTCAAATTATTTGGAAATCCTTAGGTTGACATATCCGTTTGATTCAAAGCCAGAAGAGAATTTTGCTTATCCAAGCCAAAATGGCCGTCGAAAATGCAATGTTTCGACATATCCAGCGGATTTAGGTGTAGTGCTGAAACAGTCGTTTAACGCTAGTGCTAGTTTCAGTGGTCCGCAGAAAAAAACTTCAAGTGTTATATCCTCAAAACTTGTCGAAGTGGATGGTGTTCCTGTTATTGTAAAATCGGTCGGAACTGAGAGCTTTCAAAATGGATATTGGGGCTACGGCGTGTCCTGTTCCGAATATTTGAATCGGTTTAAACAATCTTGTAGCGAGTCTAATGGAATCTTCAAAGATTTTGGAGATGGATGCCGAAGTTTAAGGCTGACTATGGCTTGCTCGATGTTTGCTCTAGATGGATTGACTGAAGATGCCGTTATGGATTCATTTACGGAAGAATATAAGAATATGTGCCAAGATGATTCCGTAAAATATGCATCTGTTGAAAATGCAGATGACGTGATTCAAGCGTGTTCTGGTGGTGGATACGTAGACATGGAATCGTCTTTTTATAGCACTTGTCCTGAACCTGAAAATAATTATGATCCTGTGCTCGATAGTTTATCAGTTGCTTGGCGTATAGGCTTGAAACGTACATTTGATGCTTATAGGGAACAATTTAATGTATTTAAGGATACGGTTGATGGAACCTTACACACGTATCATTATCCAGAACTTGTTTTTGGGGATGGTGTTGCATACAATTCTTTCCCGAATGGAACAGATGTGGTAAGTGCATATCGTGAAGAGGGCGTGTATCATTTGCCTGATTCTCTGGTCGAAGTTTTTTTCCCAGAGGCGGCCCAAAGTCCGCAAGTGTTCGAAGTTCTTAAACGGAGGAACGAAACTTATTATATAATTGTTTTAAAGGATATTGGTGCTAAAGGTCATATTTTGAAAAGTATTGGTGCCGATGAAATTCGTATTTTGGATATTGTGAAAAGTGGGGAATCGTGCACGGAGAATAATGATGTTTATTATTCCGTGTATTTGATAAAAGGCTCGCCTGAATGGGATGTGAGCGGAAAGAAAATTGTGAGGGAGACTTATGTAAGCCCACTTTGGAAATGCGACGATCAAGAAAGTCTTGAACGGATTGAACCGTATGGCGAGTGGATTAATCAGTATGGATTTGTCTAATTGAATTCTTTTTATCCCAGCTACAGTGCTGGGATTTTCTATTTTTTGCACTGTATGAATACTAAAATCTATTACACCCTTACGGACGAGTCGCCGTTCTTGGCGACTCAGTCTTTGCTTCCTATCGTATCTGCTTTCGCAAAGACCGCAGATATCGATGTTGAAACTAAGAACATCTCCTTGCCGGGCCGCATTCTTGCCGCTTTCGCGGACACGCTCCCGGCAGGTACGACGTTTGCTGGTAAGCCGGTGACGGATGACCTCGCATTCCTCGGCAAGCTCACGCTTGAACCGGATGCAAACATCATCAAGCTCCCGAACATTTCTGCCTCGGTGCCGCAGCTCAAGGCCGCGATTGCCGAACTCCAGAAGAACGGCTACGCTCTCCCGGATTATCCGGATGCTCCTCTCAACGACGAAGAAAAATCTATCCGCGCCCGCTACGACAAGGTGAAGGGCTCCGCCGTGAACCCGGTGCTTCGTCAGGGCAACTCCGACCGCCGCGCTCCTAACGCTGTCAAGAACTATGCCCGCAACAATCCGCATAGCAACGGCGTGTGGAACGAATCCGTGAAGACTTATGTCGCGAGCATGCAGGCCGATGACTTCTACGGCAACGAAAAGTCCATTACGATGGCCGAAGCCGACACGTTCAAGATTGAATTTGTCGATGAAGCTGGTGCCGTGACGGAACTCCGTGCCGCAAAGCCGCTCCTCAAGGGCGAAATCATCGATGCGACCGTCATGCGCATGGCTTCTCTCGAAAAGTTCATCGCCAATGCGATGGCCGAAGCCAAGGCCAAGGGCCTCCTCTTCTCCGTGCACCTCAAGGCCACGATGATGAAGGTTTCTGACCCGGTGCTGTTCGGTGCGTTTGTCCGCGTGTTCTTCAAGGATGTGTTCACGAAGTACGCTGACCTCTTCAAGGAACTCGGAATCGATGCCAACAACGGTCTCGGTGACTTGTTTAAGCGCCTCGAAGGCAATGCCAAGGAAGCCGAAGTCAAGGCTGCTATTAACGCCGCCCTCGCCGCAGGCCCGGATCTCGCGATGGTCGATTCTGCCAAGGGCGTTACGAATCTGCATGTGCCGAGCGACGTGATTATTGACGCTTCTATGCCGGCCATGATCCGCAATTCTGGCTGCATGTGGAACAAGGAAGGCAAGCTGCAAGAAG
Above is a window of Fibrobacter sp. UWB16 DNA encoding:
- a CDS encoding TIGR02147 family protein — protein: MKPITEYQDYREYMRDFYEERKRSSFFSWREFSKLAGFTSPNYIQLVCEGKSRLSKNGVEKVAEAMGLAGADRDYFLAMERFGDAKNDASKIQAFNEMQKIAKENRLRVVDAEAFKYFESWVNPVLRELAPIMPGAKPLELAHHCYPVVSAAEVRHSLDFMCQAEFLKKIGEDTYVQTEKVVTGSSEAIPLALRSMNRQMSKFATEAIDEVPPEKRHIAGVTLGMSEATYQWLVQKLETLRLQVVAMAAKEKEYDKVYRLNLQLFPLASGVEA
- a CDS encoding NADP-dependent isocitrate dehydrogenase, which produces MNTKIYYTLTDESPFLATQSLLPIVSAFAKTADIDVETKNISLPGRILAAFADTLPAGTTFAGKPVTDDLAFLGKLTLEPDANIIKLPNISASVPQLKAAIAELQKNGYALPDYPDAPLNDEEKSIRARYDKVKGSAVNPVLRQGNSDRRAPNAVKNYARNNPHSNGVWNESVKTYVASMQADDFYGNEKSITMAEADTFKIEFVDEAGAVTELRAAKPLLKGEIIDATVMRMASLEKFIANAMAEAKAKGLLFSVHLKATMMKVSDPVLFGAFVRVFFKDVFTKYADLFKELGIDANNGLGDLFKRLEGNAKEAEVKAAINAALAAGPDLAMVDSAKGVTNLHVPSDVIIDASMPAMIRNSGCMWNKEGKLQEVVACIPDRCYAGIYDETIEFCKQNGAFDPKTMGTVPNVGLMAQGAEEYGSHDKTFVAKGKGVIRAVNSKGEVLLQQEVAAGDIFRMCQAKDAPVRDWVKLAVTRARLSNTPAIFWLDPERAHDREIQKKVEAYLPEHDLKGLDIKIMSPRKAIVETMKRAKAGLDTIGVTGNVMRDYLTDLFPILEVGTSAKMLSIVPLMAGGGLYETGAGGSAPKQVQQFLAENYLRWDSLGEYFALVPAFEQVALKDGNKKAKVLADTLDAANGKILEFNRTPARKIGELDNRGSHFYLALYWAQALAAQKDDAELAGKFAPIAAALSAKESEIVAALAAEQGKPADIGGYYVPKAELLKKWMRPVEAFNAIIDNI